A section of the Paracoccaceae bacterium genome encodes:
- a CDS encoding DNA primase, translating to MSLPPGFLDDLRTRLSLTDVVGKKVVWDARKSNQGKGDMWAPCPFHQEKTASFHVDDRKGFYYCFGCHAKGDAISFVRETENVGFMEAVQILAGEAGMPMPERDPEAQKKADRRTQLAEVMEAAVRHYRMQLNTSAAAESRDYLARRGLDAAAQERFEVGYAPDLRQGVFTALTEKGTVPDLIIDAGLAAKPDDGGAPYDRFRGRILFPIRDARGRCIGLGGRSLDPNARAKYLNSPETELFDKGRSLYNHAPAREAAGKGAPLIVAEGYMDVIALVQAGFGASVAPLGTAITEDQLRLLWRISPEPIVALDGDRAGVQAAMRLMDLALPLIEAGQSLRFAIMPEGQDPDDIIRAGGASAMQALLDAAEPMVALLWRRETEGKVFDSPERRAALDKSLREALRRIADPSLRRHYGDEVNQRRRDLFAPKRAAFVQGGVPRRAGGRWQPPPPAGANPDTKGSLLAAASGAVEDHLREAVILAICMTHPDQIDPFMDDLERLDLADPDHAAIRDALLAEGGAASSDSIAAIVGDAALEKLLRPGHVRNAPALHSADSDFVAMCLGEELTKLSARRGAVADIAEAIEDMGEGADEGLTWRLGQAAEALNGRGPGTGDEDRTEFDTGPNGARIDKDERSAFQALLDRIGHGKGAPKAP from the coding sequence ATGTCGCTGCCGCCCGGATTCCTTGATGACCTGCGCACCCGCCTGTCCCTGACGGACGTGGTGGGCAAGAAGGTCGTGTGGGACGCGCGAAAATCGAACCAGGGCAAGGGCGACATGTGGGCGCCGTGCCCGTTCCATCAGGAAAAAACTGCCAGCTTTCACGTCGATGACCGCAAGGGGTTCTATTACTGCTTTGGCTGTCACGCGAAGGGTGACGCCATCAGCTTCGTGCGCGAGACCGAGAATGTCGGGTTCATGGAAGCCGTGCAGATACTTGCCGGGGAAGCCGGGATGCCGATGCCCGAACGCGACCCCGAAGCGCAGAAAAAGGCCGACCGCCGCACCCAACTGGCCGAGGTGATGGAGGCTGCCGTGCGCCACTATCGCATGCAGCTCAACACCAGCGCGGCGGCAGAATCGCGCGACTATCTGGCGCGGCGCGGGCTGGACGCGGCCGCGCAGGAACGGTTCGAGGTCGGGTACGCTCCGGACCTGCGCCAGGGGGTTTTCACCGCGCTGACCGAAAAGGGCACTGTGCCGGACCTGATCATTGATGCGGGCCTTGCTGCGAAACCTGATGACGGCGGCGCGCCCTATGACCGGTTCCGGGGCCGCATCCTGTTCCCGATCCGGGACGCGCGCGGGCGCTGCATCGGGCTTGGCGGACGCTCACTCGACCCGAACGCCCGGGCGAAATACCTGAACTCTCCGGAAACCGAGTTGTTCGACAAGGGCCGCAGCCTTTACAACCACGCCCCCGCGCGTGAGGCGGCGGGAAAGGGCGCGCCGCTGATCGTGGCCGAAGGCTATATGGATGTGATCGCGCTGGTGCAGGCGGGGTTCGGAGCCTCGGTCGCGCCGCTTGGCACCGCAATTACCGAGGATCAGCTGCGCCTTCTGTGGCGGATCAGCCCCGAGCCGATCGTGGCGCTGGACGGCGACCGCGCCGGGGTGCAGGCGGCGATGCGCCTGATGGATCTTGCCCTGCCACTGATCGAGGCCGGTCAGTCGCTGCGCTTTGCCATCATGCCTGAAGGACAGGATCCCGACGACATCATCCGCGCTGGTGGCGCCTCCGCAATGCAGGCGTTGCTGGATGCTGCCGAACCGATGGTCGCCCTGCTGTGGCGGCGCGAGACTGAGGGCAAGGTTTTCGACAGCCCGGAACGCCGCGCCGCATTGGACAAGTCCCTGCGCGAGGCCCTGCGCCGCATCGCTGACCCCTCGCTGCGCCGTCACTATGGCGACGAGGTGAACCAGCGCCGCCGGGACCTGTTTGCACCCAAACGCGCCGCCTTCGTGCAAGGCGGCGTGCCCCGCCGCGCCGGAGGCCGCTGGCAGCCACCGCCCCCTGCGGGCGCAAACCCGGACACCAAGGGATCGCTGCTGGCCGCGGCCAGCGGTGCGGTCGAAGATCACCTGCGTGAGGCCGTGATCCTGGCGATCTGCATGACTCATCCCGATCAGATTGATCCGTTCATGGACGATCTGGAACGCCTCGACCTGGCTGACCCCGATCATGCGGCCATCCGCGATGCGCTGCTTGCCGAGGGGGGTGCGGCCAGTTCTGACTCGATTGCGGCGATTGTCGGGGATGCGGCCCTTGAAAAACTGTTGCGCCCCGGCCATGTGCGCAATGCACCCGCGTTGCACAGCGCCGATTCCGATTTCGTCGCGATGTGTCTGGGCGAAGAGCTGACGAAACTTTCTGCGCGCCGTGGGGCTGTGGCCGACATCGCCGAGGCGATCGAGGATATGGGCGAGGGCGCCGACGAAGGCTTGACCTGGCGGCTGGGCCAGGCCGCAGAAGCGCTGAACGGTCGCGGCCCGGGCACGGGCGACGAAGACCGCACCGAATTTGACA
- the pxpA gene encoding 5-oxoprolinase subunit PxpA: MTRTVDINADMGESFGPWVMGRDADLLQVISSANIACGFHAGDPDVMATTMKLAVENGVGIGAHPGFGDIQGFGRRRMQMGASELGNMVRYQIGAAQAMARAAGGQVRHLKLHGALANMASEDEAMALDCYEAALSVAPEIIIMVLAATAQERAVKTLGCAYAGEIFADRAYNDDATLVDRSLPGAVIHDADIAGPRIAEMIGEGAIITESGKRIETRIDTICCHGDTAEAVELAKSVRSSLEAAGIGIEAFG, from the coding sequence ATGACCCGGACAGTCGATATCAACGCAGACATGGGCGAAAGTTTCGGGCCATGGGTGATGGGGCGGGACGCTGACCTGTTGCAGGTCATCAGTTCGGCCAATATCGCCTGCGGATTTCACGCTGGCGACCCGGACGTGATGGCCACCACCATGAAACTGGCGGTCGAGAATGGCGTCGGCATCGGCGCGCATCCCGGCTTTGGCGACATTCAGGGGTTTGGTCGCCGCCGGATGCAGATGGGTGCCTCGGAACTGGGCAATATGGTGCGTTATCAGATTGGTGCGGCGCAGGCGATGGCGCGCGCAGCAGGCGGGCAGGTGCGGCATCTGAAGCTGCACGGGGCGCTGGCCAACATGGCGTCCGAGGATGAGGCGATGGCGCTTGACTGTTACGAAGCCGCCCTGTCGGTCGCCCCTGAGATCATCATCATGGTGCTGGCCGCGACGGCGCAGGAGCGGGCGGTCAAAACGCTGGGCTGCGCCTATGCGGGCGAGATTTTTGCCGACCGCGCCTACAACGACGACGCGACTCTGGTCGATCGCAGCCTGCCGGGTGCGGTGATCCACGACGCCGACATCGCTGGCCCGCGCATCGCTGAAATGATCGGGGAAGGCGCGATCATCACCGAAAGCGGCAAGCGGATCGAGACACGGATCGACACGATCTGCTGTCATGGTGACACCGCCGAGGCGGTAGAACTGGCGAAATCCGTCCGCAGCAGTCTGGAAGCGGCGGGCATCGGGATTGAGGCGTTCGGATAA
- a CDS encoding glutamate dehydrogenase, translated as MTPAGEPSFRESVDIMFGHAVDKMDLSPGLKEKIRICNATYTVRFGVRLRGDIHTFTGYRSVHSEHMEPVKGGIRFSLGVNQDEVEALAALMTYKCALVETPFGGSKGGLCIDPRQYEEEELERITRRFAYELAKRDLIHPSQNVPAPDMGTGEREMAWIADQYSRMNTTDINAKACVTGKPPHAGGIQGRTEATGRGVQYALQEFFRHPEDKKAAGLSGTLSDKRVIVQGLGNVGYHAAKFLSEEDGCVVVAVIERDGAIHDEKGIDIEELRAWIGDHGGVAGYPKGTYVQDGAAALEYECDILIPAALEGVINKGNAKNIKAPLIIEAANGPVTAGADEILRKKGTVIIPDMYANAGGVTVSYFEWVKNLSHIRFGRMQRRQEEARHQLIVDELHRLDEHLGDKWSMTPDFKEKYLRGAGELELVRSGLDDTMRGAYQSMAEVWHSRDDVEDLRTAAFIVAIGRVASAYKAKGL; from the coding sequence ATGACACCTGCAGGTGAACCAAGCTTTCGCGAATCCGTTGACATCATGTTTGGCCATGCGGTCGACAAGATGGACCTGTCTCCGGGCCTGAAAGAGAAAATTCGAATCTGCAACGCGACCTATACGGTGCGTTTCGGGGTTCGACTGCGCGGCGATATTCATACCTTCACCGGCTATCGCTCGGTCCATTCCGAGCACATGGAACCGGTGAAAGGCGGCATCCGGTTTTCGCTGGGCGTGAACCAGGATGAGGTTGAGGCCCTGGCCGCCCTGATGACCTATAAATGTGCGCTGGTGGAAACGCCGTTTGGCGGCTCCAAAGGTGGTCTGTGCATTGATCCGCGCCAATATGAGGAGGAGGAGCTGGAGCGCATCACCCGCCGCTTTGCCTATGAACTGGCCAAGCGCGATCTGATCCATCCGTCCCAGAACGTCCCGGCCCCCGACATGGGCACGGGCGAGCGCGAGATGGCCTGGATCGCCGACCAGTATTCGCGGATGAACACCACCGACATCAACGCCAAGGCCTGCGTCACCGGCAAGCCGCCGCACGCGGGCGGTATCCAGGGCCGGACCGAAGCGACAGGGCGCGGCGTGCAATACGCGCTTCAGGAATTCTTTCGCCATCCCGAAGACAAAAAAGCGGCGGGTCTGTCGGGGACGCTTTCGGACAAGCGAGTGATCGTGCAGGGGCTGGGCAACGTGGGCTATCACGCGGCGAAGTTCCTGTCCGAAGAAGACGGCTGCGTCGTGGTTGCGGTGATTGAACGCGATGGCGCGATCCACGACGAAAAGGGCATCGACATCGAAGAACTGCGGGCCTGGATCGGCGACCACGGCGGCGTCGCGGGCTATCCCAAGGGAACATATGTGCAGGACGGCGCAGCGGCGCTGGAATACGAGTGCGACATTCTGATCCCGGCGGCCCTGGAAGGTGTGATTAACAAGGGCAACGCCAAGAACATCAAGGCGCCGCTGATTATCGAGGCCGCGAACGGGCCGGTGACAGCGGGCGCAGATGAAATCCTGCGCAAGAAAGGCACCGTCATCATTCCCGACATGTACGCCAACGCGGGCGGCGTGACGGTCAGCTATTTCGAGTGGGTCAAGAACCTGTCCCACATTCGCTTTGGCCGCATGCAGCGCCGCCAGGAAGAGGCGCGCCACCAGCTGATCGTGGATGAGTTGCATCGGCTGGACGAGCATCTGGGTGACAAGTGGTCGATGACGCCCGACTTCAAAGAGAAATACCTGCGCGGTGCGGGTGAGTTGGAGCTGGTCCGTTCGGGCCTCGACGACACGATGCGCGGGGCCTACCAGTCGATGGCCGAGGTCTGGCATTCCCGCGATGACGTGGAAGACTTGCGCACGGCGGCCTTCATCGTGGCGATTGGCCGCGTGGCAAGTGCCTATAAGGCAAAGGGGCTCTAG
- a CDS encoding TRAP transporter small permease subunit, whose amino-acid sequence MHSVRRGLDGLYLLSGILASLCLIAILFLIVVQMLARWTGEVFPGAPEYAGYAMAAASFLAFANALNRGSHIRVSIVLNAVGPRLRRIINIWCFAIGALVAWYFVRYAYNFVYFSWKFNDISQGQDKTLLWMPQSIMLLGAVILAIALTDHLLHLIFSGDHRIKRDLVDQSHGE is encoded by the coding sequence GTGCACAGCGTCCGACGCGGGCTTGACGGGCTCTATCTGCTCAGCGGCATCCTCGCCTCGCTTTGCCTGATTGCGATCCTGTTCCTGATCGTGGTGCAAATGCTGGCCCGCTGGACCGGAGAGGTGTTCCCTGGCGCGCCTGAATACGCCGGTTACGCCATGGCGGCGGCCAGCTTTCTGGCGTTCGCCAATGCGCTGAACCGTGGCAGTCATATCCGGGTCAGTATCGTGCTGAACGCGGTCGGGCCGCGCCTGCGCCGGATCATCAATATCTGGTGTTTCGCGATCGGCGCGCTGGTCGCCTGGTATTTCGTGCGCTACGCCTATAACTTCGTCTATTTCTCGTGGAAATTCAATGACATCAGCCAGGGGCAGGACAAGACGCTTCTATGGATGCCGCAGTCCATCATGCTGTTGGGTGCGGTCATTCTGGCCATCGCGCTGACCGACCACCTTTTGCACCTGATCTTCTCGGGCGATCACAGGATCAAACGCGATCTGGTCGACCAGAGCCACGGAGAGTAA
- a CDS encoding C4-dicarboxylate ABC transporter substrate-binding protein: MTATTAAPVLAAGHAEKWDMPMAYSASNFHSDVGAQFASCVTTGTGGAIEITTHPSGSLFAGADIKRAIQTGQVPIGERLLSGHQNENALFGFDSVPFLATSFDDADKLWKAAKPSIEKLLADQNLTLLYAVPWPPQGLYFKNEVTSVAEMEGIKFRSYNNATSRLAELTGMLPVTIEAAEISQAFATGVADAMVSSGSTGYDRKVWESLGYFYEVDAWLPRNYVMVNSDTWAATDEANQNVIRGCAELAEYTGTWRSKEYTGFTLQGLRDGGMTVGPASDQMVGELKAIGETMTAEWLEAAGEEGAAIVDAFKGMQ; this comes from the coding sequence ATGACGGCAACCACCGCGGCGCCGGTGCTGGCCGCGGGCCACGCCGAGAAATGGGACATGCCGATGGCTTATTCAGCCTCGAACTTCCATTCGGATGTGGGCGCGCAATTCGCCAGCTGCGTCACCACCGGCACCGGTGGCGCGATCGAGATCACGACGCACCCGTCGGGTTCGCTGTTTGCCGGGGCCGACATCAAGCGTGCGATCCAGACCGGTCAGGTGCCGATTGGCGAACGCCTTCTGTCGGGCCACCAGAACGAAAACGCGCTGTTCGGGTTCGATTCGGTGCCGTTCCTGGCCACCTCGTTCGATGATGCCGACAAGCTGTGGAAAGCCGCCAAGCCAAGCATCGAAAAGCTGCTGGCCGATCAAAATCTGACGCTGCTTTATGCCGTGCCGTGGCCGCCGCAGGGCCTGTATTTCAAGAACGAGGTCACCTCGGTCGCCGAGATGGAGGGCATCAAGTTCCGCAGCTACAACAACGCAACCTCGCGTCTGGCCGAATTGACCGGAATGCTTCCGGTGACCATCGAAGCGGCCGAGATCAGCCAGGCTTTTGCGACCGGCGTTGCCGATGCGATGGTCAGCTCGGGCTCGACCGGGTACGACCGCAAGGTCTGGGAAAGCCTGGGTTACTTCTATGAGGTCGATGCCTGGCTTCCGCGCAACTATGTCATGGTGAATTCCGACACCTGGGCCGCCACGGATGAGGCGAACCAGAACGTGATCCGCGGCTGCGCAGAACTGGCCGAATATACCGGCACCTGGCGGTCCAAGGAGTACACCGGCTTCACCCTGCAAGGCCTGCGTGACGGCGGCATGACCGTTGGCCCGGCCTCGGACCAGATGGTCGGAGAGCTGAAGGCGATTGGTGAAACCATGACCGCAGAGTGGCTGGAAGCTGCTGGTGAAGAGGGTGCGGCCATCGTCGACGCCTTCAAGGGCATGCAGTGA
- a CDS encoding urea amidolyase, which produces MTRNLIIHRAGPGLTVQDQGRPGRLDRGLSIGGAADQLALVKGAALLCQRAELAALEMAGMGGEFGATAPTRFALTGAPMRASLDGEALVWNASHMIQPGQRLNIGPATRGVYGYLHLGGGIDGPASLGARSAHLTAGIGALIADGDRLPLAEDRGTRAGLVLDVEDRFSGGILRIVPSIQTENFSKADRQRFAGTVFTRDPRGNRMGVRLTFQGDPFQAEDHLGIVSEIIVPGDIQITGDGDPFILLGECQTTGGYPRIATVIPPDLPRVAQAPPGAMFRFEFVTRREGFAAMQRDADARRALASRVAPLIRDPRDMADLLSYDLISGVTDGKAEQQ; this is translated from the coding sequence ATGACGCGCAATCTGATCATCCACCGTGCCGGACCCGGATTGACCGTGCAGGATCAGGGGCGGCCGGGCCGTCTGGATCGCGGCCTGTCCATCGGGGGCGCGGCCGACCAGCTGGCGCTTGTCAAAGGGGCGGCCTTGCTTTGCCAGCGGGCAGAGCTTGCCGCGCTGGAAATGGCCGGAATGGGCGGCGAATTCGGGGCCACCGCGCCGACCCGCTTTGCCCTGACCGGTGCGCCGATGCGCGCGTCCCTGGATGGCGAGGCGTTGGTCTGGAACGCCAGCCACATGATCCAGCCCGGTCAGCGGCTGAACATCGGCCCGGCCACTCGCGGTGTCTATGGCTATCTGCATCTTGGCGGCGGCATTGATGGACCGGCCTCGCTGGGTGCGCGCTCGGCACATCTGACGGCTGGAATTGGCGCGTTGATCGCCGATGGCGACCGCTTGCCACTGGCCGAAGATCGTGGGACCCGAGCCGGTCTGGTGCTTGACGTTGAGGATCGGTTTTCGGGCGGGATCCTGCGTATCGTCCCCAGCATTCAGACTGAAAACTTCAGTAAGGCGGATCGTCAACGTTTCGCAGGGACCGTATTCACGCGCGATCCGCGCGGCAACCGGATGGGCGTGCGGCTGACGTTTCAGGGCGATCCGTTTCAGGCCGAGGATCATCTTGGCATCGTGTCCGAAATCATCGTGCCGGGGGATATCCAGATCACCGGCGACGGCGATCCGTTCATCCTGCTGGGCGAGTGCCAGACCACGGGCGGCTATCCCCGCATTGCCACGGTCATTCCGCCCGATTTGCCGAGGGTTGCGCAGGCGCCGCCGGGGGCGATGTTCCGGTTCGAGTTCGTCACTCGTCGCGAAGGGTTCGCGGCGATGCAAAGGGACGCGGACGCCCGGCGCGCGCTGGCGTCCCGCGTTGCGCCGCTGATCCGCGACCCGCGTGACATGGCCGATCTTCTGAGCTATGACCTGATCAGTGGTGTCACCGACGGAAAGGCGGAACAGCAATGA
- a CDS encoding carboxyltransferase domain-containing protein, translated as MPSLDYPCVRTLGLTGLLVTFAEKMSEPANRAALSFRAAVVAADWPEVVETSTSLTSAFIRFDPLAGDPEALTGRLRSLLASRDWMATDLPAGRRLWRIPVTLEGDGAPQLEEAAKAAGVTPDQARAQIASARVRVLTIGFAPGQPYMGELPAHWNIPRQTSLNPRVPGGALVVAVRQLIIFAGPTPTGWRHIGQTAFRCFRPGSDDPTPLAIGDEVTFRQVSTQELAQIALDDPEGGGATVEGLS; from the coding sequence ATGCCAAGCCTTGATTACCCCTGCGTGCGCACCCTTGGCCTGACCGGCCTGCTGGTGACTTTCGCCGAAAAGATGAGCGAGCCCGCCAACCGCGCGGCCCTGTCATTCCGCGCGGCGGTTGTTGCCGCAGATTGGCCCGAGGTGGTGGAAACCTCGACCTCGCTAACCTCGGCCTTCATCCGGTTCGATCCGCTGGCGGGCGACCCGGAGGCACTGACCGGGCGGTTGCGCTCCCTGTTGGCAAGCCGCGACTGGATGGCTACGGATCTTCCGGCGGGCCGGCGGCTGTGGCGTATCCCGGTCACGCTGGAAGGTGACGGCGCACCGCAGCTGGAGGAGGCTGCCAAAGCCGCCGGGGTCACGCCGGATCAGGCCCGCGCGCAGATCGCCAGCGCCCGTGTGCGGGTCCTGACCATCGGCTTTGCACCCGGCCAGCCATATATGGGCGAGCTGCCCGCGCATTGGAACATCCCGCGCCAGACCAGTCTGAATCCGCGTGTGCCCGGCGGTGCGCTGGTGGTGGCGGTCCGGCAGTTGATCATCTTCGCAGGCCCAACACCCACGGGCTGGCGGCACATCGGCCAGACGGCGTTTCGCTGCTTTCGCCCCGGTTCAGACGACCCGACGCCACTGGCCATCGGTGACGAGGTGACATTCCGCCAGGTCTCGACCCAGGAACTGGCGCAGATCGCCTTGGACGATCCCGAAGGTGGCGGCGCAACGGTCGAGGGGCTGTCATGA
- a CDS encoding homoserine dehydrogenase, giving the protein MTSPLRLGIAGLGTVGSGVVRIVQRHADLLSTRAGRPIEITAVSARSRDKDRGLRLNAYAWEDDPVALARRDDVDLFVELIGGDDGPAKLAVEAAIATGKDVVTANKALLAHHGQPLAEAAEAAGRALRFEAAVAGGIPIIKALTEGLAGNEATRVMGVMNGTCNYILTRMEGAGLPYEDVFAEASALGYLEADPTLDVGGIDAGHKLALLASIAYGTQVDFAGIEIEGIERVSIEDIEQAADMGYRIKLLGVARMTGRGLEQRMSPCLVPANSPLGQLENATNMVVVEGDAVGQIVLSGPGAGEGPTASAVMSDVMDLARGLRLATFGQPATGLTKAPAAESAAAAPFYLRMALLDKLGALAKIATVLGEAGISIDRMRQYGHDDTTAPVLIVTHKTTRATLDQALGGMAATGVLASDPVAIRIEEV; this is encoded by the coding sequence ATGACCAGCCCCCTTCGCCTTGGCATCGCGGGACTCGGAACCGTCGGAAGCGGCGTTGTCCGCATCGTTCAGCGCCACGCCGACCTTCTGTCCACCCGCGCCGGGCGCCCGATCGAGATTACGGCAGTTTCCGCACGGTCCCGCGACAAGGACCGGGGCCTGCGCCTGAACGCCTACGCGTGGGAGGATGACCCAGTCGCCCTGGCCCGGCGCGACGACGTTGACCTGTTTGTCGAACTGATTGGCGGCGATGACGGCCCCGCGAAATTAGCCGTTGAGGCGGCGATTGCGACGGGAAAGGATGTCGTCACCGCCAACAAGGCCCTGCTGGCGCATCACGGCCAGCCCCTGGCTGAAGCTGCCGAAGCCGCCGGACGTGCACTGCGGTTTGAGGCCGCCGTCGCAGGCGGCATCCCCATCATCAAGGCCCTGACCGAAGGCCTGGCCGGGAACGAGGCGACCCGCGTCATGGGCGTGATGAATGGCACCTGCAACTATATCCTGACCCGCATGGAAGGCGCTGGCCTGCCCTATGAGGATGTCTTCGCCGAGGCCAGCGCCCTTGGCTATCTGGAGGCTGACCCGACGCTGGATGTGGGCGGCATTGATGCGGGCCACAAGCTGGCGCTGCTGGCCTCGATCGCCTATGGCACCCAGGTGGATTTCGCCGGGATCGAGATCGAAGGGATTGAGCGTGTCAGCATCGAGGATATCGAGCAGGCCGCCGACATGGGCTATCGGATCAAGTTGCTGGGCGTGGCGCGGATGACCGGGCGCGGGCTGGAACAGCGGATGTCGCCCTGCCTGGTGCCTGCGAATTCGCCACTGGGACAGCTGGAGAATGCCACCAACATGGTGGTGGTCGAAGGCGACGCCGTCGGTCAGATCGTCCTGTCCGGCCCCGGCGCGGGTGAGGGTCCGACCGCCAGCGCGGTGATGTCCGATGTCATGGATCTGGCGCGCGGTCTGCGCCTGGCAACCTTCGGGCAACCCGCCACCGGCCTGACCAAAGCCCCCGCCGCCGAAAGCGCCGCCGCCGCGCCGTTTTATCTGCGCATGGCCCTGCTGGACAAACTCGGCGCGTTGGCCAAAATAGCCACCGTTTTGGGCGAGGCCGGGATTTCAATCGACCGGATGCGTCAATACGGCCACGACGATACCACCGCTCCGGTCCTGATTGTCACCCACAAGACCACACGGGCAACACTGGACCAGGCCCTTGGCGGCATGGCCGCGACCGGCGTTCTGGCCTCTGATCCGGTCGCGATCCGGATCGAGGAAGTCTGA
- a CDS encoding TRAP transporter large permease subunit has product MENFPIIALFLFVLFLLLGSGVWVGLALMGVAWVGMELFTTRPVGDVMLTTIWRASSSWTLTALPMFIWMGEILYRTRLSEDMFKCLAPWMARLPGGLVHTNIVGCTVFAAVSGSSAATLTTVGKMSIPELRRREYPERMIIGTLAGAATLGLMIPPSLTLIVYGVTINESISKLFFAGILPGIVLAAMFMAYVAVTSRFSKSWNPAEEPKMTFGERVANSRFLIPVFCLIAVVIGSMYLGYATATEAAAFGVIGALLLALTQGSLNWSTFTESLMGATRTSAMIALILAGAAFLSLAMGFTGLPRGLADLIAQMELTRFELLMVLLVFYIILGMFLDGISSVVLTMAVVEPMVREAGIDLIWFGIFIVVVVEMAQITPPIGFNLFVLQGMTDHEMGFIARAAFPMFLIMVVMVFVLILFPEIATWLPDNIRKGPGG; this is encoded by the coding sequence ATGGAAAATTTCCCGATCATCGCACTGTTCCTGTTCGTCCTGTTCCTGTTGCTCGGCTCGGGGGTTTGGGTCGGGCTGGCGCTGATGGGCGTCGCCTGGGTGGGGATGGAGCTGTTCACCACACGGCCCGTCGGTGATGTTATGCTGACGACAATCTGGCGTGCCTCATCCTCGTGGACGCTGACGGCCTTGCCGATGTTCATCTGGATGGGCGAGATCTTGTATCGAACCCGACTATCCGAGGATATGTTCAAATGCCTTGCCCCATGGATGGCGCGGCTGCCCGGTGGGCTGGTGCATACGAATATCGTCGGCTGTACGGTGTTTGCTGCTGTTTCGGGGTCGAGTGCCGCGACACTGACAACCGTCGGCAAGATGTCGATCCCTGAGCTGCGCCGCCGCGAATACCCCGAACGCATGATCATCGGAACGCTGGCCGGGGCAGCGACGCTGGGCCTGATGATCCCGCCCAGCCTGACGTTGATCGTCTATGGGGTGACGATCAACGAAAGCATCTCGAAATTGTTCTTCGCGGGCATCCTGCCGGGGATCGTGCTGGCGGCGATGTTCATGGCCTATGTGGCGGTGACAAGCCGGTTTTCGAAATCATGGAACCCTGCCGAAGAACCGAAAATGACCTTTGGAGAGCGTGTTGCGAACTCGCGCTTTCTGATCCCGGTGTTCTGCCTGATCGCGGTTGTCATCGGGTCGATGTACCTTGGATACGCCACCGCGACCGAAGCGGCGGCATTCGGGGTGATCGGCGCGCTGTTGCTGGCCCTGACGCAAGGGTCGCTGAACTGGAGCACCTTCACCGAAAGCCTGATGGGTGCGACCCGAACCAGCGCGATGATCGCCCTGATCCTTGCAGGGGCCGCGTTCCTGTCGCTTGCCATGGGCTTTACCGGTCTGCCGCGCGGGCTGGCCGATCTGATCGCGCAGATGGAGCTGACGCGGTTCGAGCTGCTGATGGTGCTGCTGGTGTTCTATATCATTCTGGGCATGTTCCTGGACGGAATATCCTCGGTCGTGCTGACCATGGCGGTCGTCGAACCGATGGTGCGGGAAGCCGGTATTGACCTGATCTGGTTCGGCATCTTCATCGTCGTCGTGGTCGAGATGGCGCAGATCACCCCGCCGATCGGCTTCAACCTGTTCGTGCTGCAAGGCATGACCGATCACGAGATGGGCTTTATCGCGCGCGCCGCCTTCCCGATGTTCCTGATCATGGTGGTGATGGTCTTCGTGCTGATCCTGTTCCCCGAAATTGCGACCTGGCTGCCCGATAACATACGCAAGGGGCCGGGCGGGTAG